The Hymenobacter sp. 5317J-9 genome has a window encoding:
- a CDS encoding family 78 glycoside hydrolase catalytic domain, producing MAAPALRVLNLTCEYQRHPLGVQTRAPALSWELRSDRRNVRQTAYRILVSDDPKQLSQNVGRLWDSGKTTSDASIQVSYAGQALRPARTYFWKVKTWDNQGGASEWSAASAWQMGLLAPQDWKGAAWIAYDQLPADRVNVLPVDGAKDTYRDNNTLPLLRKAFTAHQQPARATLFISGLGQFEAALNGQKVGNHFLDPGWTKYDQLAQYVTFDVTNLVKSGPNALGVMLGNGFYYVPAVKERYRKLKSAFGHPKLICRLALTYADGSHEDVVSDLSWRTAASPITFSSIYGGEDYNAGLEQSGWATAGFNDRKWRPVVAVSGPPALVAQQQEPLKVFDTFAPKSTTAAQPGKWVYDFGQNASGIIELQVKGQRGDTVRITPAELLSTDHTVTQKNTGRGFYFTYVLKGSGVETWRPRFTYYGFRYAQVEGGVPRGEANPKGRPEILNLTALHTRNAAASAGSFSCSNDLLNRTNTLIDWAIKSNLASVMTDCPHREKLGWLEQTHLMGGSLRYGYDIATLCRKTLADMRASQTAEGLVPEIAPEFVKFEWGGDMFRDSPEWGSATIILPWYVYQWYGDRQVLAENYAMMQRYVAYLGTKANGHILSQGLGDWYDLGPKPPGVSQLTPMGVTGTATYYYDLTILAQIAHLLGKTDEAKTYEQLGAEVKTAFNAKFFNPQTRQYATGSQTANAMAVYMGLVAPADKAAVIENIVQDLRTRNNALTAGDIGYRYLLRVLEDAGRSDVIFAMNSRTDVPGYGYQLAHGATALTESWAALPTVSNNHLMLGHLTEWFYSGLAGIRPADGSVAFNRIDIRPEPVGDVTSAKTSHLSPYGLIATDWKKSATSFELTVTIPANTTATIYLPAPASARITEGGQPLEKHPELESLGFAEGRARIKAGSGTYHFEVGSTL from the coding sequence ATGGCGGCCCCAGCCCTGCGCGTGCTCAACCTGACGTGCGAGTACCAGCGCCACCCGCTGGGCGTGCAAACCCGCGCACCGGCATTGAGCTGGGAGCTACGCTCAGACCGCCGCAACGTGCGGCAAACCGCCTACCGCATTCTGGTTTCGGACGACCCGAAGCAGCTCAGTCAAAACGTTGGCCGCCTGTGGGATTCCGGCAAAACGACCTCCGATGCGTCCATTCAGGTAAGCTACGCCGGCCAGGCTTTGCGCCCAGCCAGAACCTATTTCTGGAAGGTAAAAACCTGGGATAACCAGGGCGGCGCGTCGGAGTGGTCGGCGGCAAGCGCGTGGCAAATGGGCCTGCTGGCACCACAGGACTGGAAGGGCGCCGCCTGGATAGCCTACGACCAGCTGCCCGCCGACCGCGTGAACGTACTGCCCGTGGACGGGGCCAAGGACACCTACCGCGACAACAATACCTTGCCCCTGCTGCGCAAAGCCTTCACCGCCCACCAGCAGCCGGCCCGAGCCACGCTCTTCATCAGCGGGTTGGGCCAGTTTGAAGCGGCGTTAAATGGGCAGAAAGTTGGCAACCACTTCCTTGACCCCGGCTGGACGAAGTACGACCAGCTGGCCCAGTACGTGACATTTGATGTAACGAATCTGGTCAAAAGCGGGCCCAATGCGCTGGGCGTCATGCTTGGCAATGGCTTCTACTACGTGCCGGCAGTGAAGGAGCGCTACCGGAAATTAAAGTCGGCTTTTGGGCACCCGAAGCTGATTTGCCGGCTAGCCCTGACGTACGCCGACGGCTCGCACGAAGATGTGGTGAGCGACTTGTCGTGGCGCACCGCCGCTAGCCCCATTACTTTCAGCAGCATTTACGGCGGCGAGGACTACAACGCGGGCCTGGAGCAGAGCGGCTGGGCCACGGCCGGTTTCAATGACCGGAAATGGCGGCCTGTGGTGGCCGTGAGTGGCCCGCCCGCGCTGGTAGCCCAGCAGCAGGAGCCGCTGAAGGTATTCGACACCTTCGCGCCCAAAAGCACGACGGCAGCCCAGCCGGGCAAGTGGGTGTACGATTTCGGCCAGAACGCCTCGGGCATCATCGAGTTGCAGGTAAAAGGCCAGCGCGGCGACACCGTTCGCATCACGCCAGCCGAACTGCTAAGCACTGACCACACCGTAACCCAGAAAAACACCGGGCGCGGCTTTTACTTCACCTATGTGCTGAAAGGCAGCGGCGTAGAAACCTGGCGGCCGCGCTTCACCTACTACGGCTTCCGCTATGCGCAGGTGGAAGGCGGCGTGCCCCGCGGCGAAGCCAATCCCAAAGGCCGGCCCGAAATTCTGAATCTGACGGCGCTGCACACCCGCAACGCGGCGGCCAGCGCCGGCTCGTTTTCGTGCTCCAACGACTTGCTCAACCGCACGAATACGCTGATTGACTGGGCCATCAAAAGCAACCTGGCCAGCGTGATGACCGACTGCCCGCACCGCGAAAAGCTGGGCTGGCTGGAACAAACGCACCTGATGGGCGGCTCGCTGCGCTACGGCTACGACATAGCCACGCTCTGCCGCAAGACCCTGGCCGACATGCGCGCCTCGCAAACGGCCGAGGGGTTGGTGCCGGAAATCGCGCCGGAGTTTGTGAAGTTTGAGTGGGGCGGCGACATGTTTCGCGACTCGCCGGAGTGGGGCAGCGCCACCATCATCCTGCCCTGGTACGTGTACCAGTGGTACGGCGACCGGCAGGTGCTGGCCGAGAACTACGCTATGATGCAGCGCTATGTGGCCTACCTCGGCACGAAGGCGAACGGGCACATTCTCAGTCAGGGCCTGGGCGATTGGTACGACCTCGGCCCCAAGCCGCCGGGCGTGTCGCAGCTCACGCCAATGGGCGTAACCGGCACGGCTACCTATTATTACGACCTCACCATCCTCGCCCAAATTGCCCATCTGCTGGGCAAAACCGATGAGGCGAAGACTTACGAGCAGCTGGGCGCCGAAGTAAAAACTGCCTTCAACGCGAAGTTCTTCAACCCCCAGACCAGGCAGTACGCCACCGGCAGCCAAACCGCCAACGCCATGGCCGTGTACATGGGCCTGGTCGCGCCGGCCGACAAGGCCGCAGTAATCGAGAACATCGTGCAGGACCTGCGCACCCGCAACAACGCCCTGACGGCCGGCGACATCGGCTACCGCTACCTGCTGCGCGTGCTGGAAGACGCCGGCCGCTCCGACGTGATTTTTGCGATGAACAGCCGCACCGACGTGCCCGGCTACGGCTACCAGCTGGCCCACGGCGCCACGGCCCTCACCGAGTCGTGGGCCGCGCTGCCCACGGTGTCGAACAACCATTTGATGCTGGGGCATTTGACGGAGTGGTTTTACAGCGGCCTGGCGGGTATTCGGCCGGCTGACGGGTCGGTGGCCTTCAATAGAATTGACATCCGGCCCGAGCCGGTGGGCGATGTGACCAGTGCCAAAACCAGCCACCTGTCGCCCTACGGCCTCATTGCCACGGACTGGAAAAAATCTGCCACCAGCTTCGAACTGACGGTGACCATTCCCGCCAATACCACGGCCACCATTTACCTGCCGGCCCCTGCTTCGGCGCGCATCACCGAAGGCGGACAGCCGCTGGAGAAGCACCCGGAACTAGAATCGCTGGGCTTTGCGGAGGGGCGCGCACGCATCAAGGCCGGTTCGGGGACTTACCATTTTGAGGTTGGCTCAACCTTGTAA
- a CDS encoding glycosylase codes for MKIQLASLLLLSGLGQPAWAQKALPTAVPAAEMKKVYEEVKTPYKYGLVLVTDDNKKKMDCPSVFRKNGQWWMTYIIYDGRGYETWLAQSKDLLKWETKGKILSFTDTTDWDTNQKAGYVALQAPKWGGSYEWQPYQGRYWLSYFGGNSRGYEKGLLSISLASTDQDPTTLPTWQRLAKPVLRPDDKDVRWWENHTIYKSSVVWDKSRLTGHPFVMYYNANGDSLNAKRGAERIGMAVSDDMTHWTRYLRNPVLNHHTGITGDAYLQKMDNGLWTMFYFGAFYPGVKGAVNRFACSYDLTHWTDWTGANLIEPSEPYDELFAHKSFVLKYKGVVYHYYCAVNKPDQRGIAVATSKDLGKSTVAFIAPPVKKPKENKK; via the coding sequence ATGAAAATTCAACTCGCTTCTCTCTTGCTGCTTAGCGGCCTTGGCCAACCGGCCTGGGCGCAAAAAGCGCTGCCAACCGCCGTGCCCGCCGCCGAGATGAAGAAGGTGTATGAGGAGGTAAAAACCCCCTATAAGTACGGTCTGGTACTCGTCACCGACGACAACAAGAAGAAGATGGACTGCCCCAGCGTATTCCGCAAAAACGGGCAATGGTGGATGACCTACATCATCTACGACGGGCGCGGCTACGAAACCTGGCTGGCCCAGAGCAAGGACCTGCTGAAGTGGGAAACCAAGGGCAAAATCCTGTCTTTCACCGACACTACCGATTGGGACACCAACCAGAAAGCTGGCTACGTGGCCCTGCAAGCCCCCAAGTGGGGCGGCAGCTACGAGTGGCAGCCCTACCAGGGCCGGTACTGGCTGTCGTACTTCGGCGGCAACTCGCGGGGGTATGAAAAGGGCCTGCTGTCCATCAGCCTGGCCTCGACGGACCAAGACCCCACCACCCTGCCCACCTGGCAGCGCCTGGCCAAACCCGTGCTGCGCCCCGACGACAAGGACGTGCGCTGGTGGGAAAACCACACCATCTACAAAAGCTCGGTGGTATGGGATAAAAGTCGGCTTACCGGCCATCCCTTTGTGATGTACTACAACGCCAACGGCGACAGCCTCAACGCCAAGCGCGGCGCCGAGCGCATTGGCATGGCCGTGAGCGACGACATGACGCACTGGACGCGCTACCTGCGCAACCCCGTGCTGAACCACCACACCGGCATCACCGGCGACGCTTACTTGCAGAAGATGGACAACGGCCTGTGGACGATGTTCTACTTCGGGGCCTTCTATCCCGGCGTGAAGGGCGCCGTGAACCGCTTCGCCTGCTCCTATGACCTCACCCATTGGACCGACTGGACCGGCGCGAATTTAATTGAGCCTTCCGAGCCATATGATGAGCTATTTGCCCACAAGTCCTTCGTGCTGAAATACAAAGGCGTGGTGTACCACTACTACTGCGCCGTGAACAAGCCCGACCAGCGCGGCATTGCGGTGGCCACGTCCAAGGATTTGGGCAAGAGTACGGTGGCCTTCATTGCGCCGCCGGTGAAGAAACCGAAAGAGAACAAAAAATAA
- the galB gene encoding beta-galactosidase GalB, with protein MLRLLFSLLLLLSAQSIFGAQPGTRVVANFNKDWKFYLGDEAGAKEAAFDDAAWRKLTLPHDWSIEGEFDEKNPAKPEGGGLPTGIGWYRKTFTLPATTGRNVFIEFDGVYKRSEVWLNGHSLGQRPNGYISFRYELTRYLQPAGKENVLAVRVDNSAQPDSRWYTGSGIYRNVRLVTTHAVAVDEWGTFVTTPAVSAQAATVAVQTQLRNATGQPRSVSLQTVLLDQSGREVARQLTPGVKLSGTAATVSQKLTLKNPHRWSVTTPYLYRVKTTVLAGQVMEDEYETPLGMRTCVFDGQRGFLLNGQPLRIQGVNQHHDLGALGAAFNERAAERQLQMLRAMGCNAIRMSHNPPAPQLLDLCDRMGFLVLNEAFDMWQKKKNGQDYHLDFKEWHRRDLEDQIRRDRNHPSVFLWSIGNEIREQFDSTGTRLTRELTATVKRLDPTRPVTSALTEQEPAKNFISQAGVFDVLSFNYKHADYPKLPISFPGQHFLATEIAAAYETRGHYDLPSDSLRIWPKDGKTKLTTGNADFTASSYDHAAPYWGATHEAAWRAVRNSPFISGAFVWSGFDYLGEPLPYPWPARSSYFGVIDLAGFPKDAYYLYQSEWTSKPVLHLLPHWNWRPGQTVDVWAYYSQADEVELFLNGKSLGIKKKNPDDLHVMWRVPYAPGTLQAISRRASQTVLTSTIKTAGPAAKIELTADRSKLRADAKDLSFITVRVLDAAGNLVPDAANLVKFSVSGPGFVAGVDNGYQASMESFKKPERKAYNGMALAIIQTKEQAGAITIKATADGLTPASVTLTSN; from the coding sequence ATGCTTCGCCTACTCTTTTCTCTGCTGCTATTACTCAGCGCCCAAAGCATCTTTGGGGCGCAGCCGGGCACGCGGGTAGTGGCCAATTTCAACAAAGACTGGAAGTTCTACCTCGGCGACGAAGCCGGCGCGAAAGAGGCTGCCTTCGATGACGCTGCGTGGCGCAAGCTCACGCTACCGCACGACTGGAGCATCGAAGGCGAATTTGACGAAAAGAACCCCGCCAAACCCGAGGGCGGCGGCCTGCCCACCGGCATCGGCTGGTACCGCAAGACGTTTACGCTGCCGGCCACCACGGGGCGTAACGTGTTTATCGAGTTTGATGGGGTGTACAAACGCAGCGAAGTGTGGCTGAATGGGCATTCGCTGGGACAGCGACCGAATGGCTACATTTCCTTCCGCTACGAGCTGACACGCTATTTGCAGCCGGCGGGCAAAGAGAATGTGCTGGCCGTGCGGGTCGATAACTCGGCCCAGCCGGACTCGCGCTGGTACACCGGCTCGGGCATTTACCGCAACGTGCGGCTGGTGACCACCCACGCGGTGGCCGTGGACGAGTGGGGCACCTTCGTGACCACGCCCGCCGTGAGCGCGCAGGCCGCCACCGTGGCCGTGCAAACCCAGCTGCGCAACGCCACCGGCCAGCCCCGCTCCGTGAGCCTGCAAACGGTGCTGCTGGACCAAAGCGGCCGGGAAGTGGCCCGGCAGCTAACCCCGGGCGTGAAACTCAGCGGCACAGCGGCCACGGTTTCGCAGAAACTCACCCTGAAAAACCCGCACCGCTGGTCGGTGACGACGCCTTATCTGTACCGGGTGAAAACCACGGTGCTGGCCGGCCAGGTAATGGAGGACGAGTACGAAACGCCGCTGGGCATGCGTACCTGCGTGTTCGACGGCCAGCGCGGCTTTCTGCTAAACGGGCAGCCGCTGCGCATTCAGGGCGTGAACCAGCATCACGACCTGGGGGCGCTGGGGGCGGCGTTCAACGAGCGGGCGGCCGAGCGGCAGCTGCAGATGCTGCGCGCCATGGGCTGCAACGCCATTCGGATGTCGCACAACCCACCCGCGCCGCAGCTGCTGGATTTGTGCGACCGCATGGGCTTTCTGGTGCTAAATGAGGCGTTTGACATGTGGCAGAAAAAGAAGAACGGCCAGGACTACCACCTCGATTTTAAGGAATGGCATCGGCGCGATTTGGAAGACCAAATCCGGCGCGACCGCAACCACCCGAGCGTGTTTCTGTGGAGCATCGGCAACGAAATCCGCGAGCAATTCGACAGCACCGGCACGCGCCTGACCCGCGAGCTGACCGCCACCGTGAAGCGCCTAGACCCCACCCGGCCCGTCACCTCGGCTCTCACGGAGCAGGAGCCGGCCAAGAACTTCATCAGCCAAGCCGGCGTGTTCGACGTGCTGAGCTTCAACTACAAGCACGCCGACTACCCCAAGCTGCCCATCAGTTTCCCCGGCCAGCATTTCCTGGCTACTGAAATCGCGGCGGCCTACGAAACGCGCGGCCATTACGACCTGCCTTCCGACAGCCTGCGCATCTGGCCCAAGGACGGCAAAACCAAGCTCACCACCGGCAACGCCGACTTCACCGCTTCCAGCTACGACCACGCCGCGCCCTACTGGGGCGCCACCCACGAAGCCGCCTGGCGGGCCGTCCGCAACAGCCCGTTTATCAGCGGGGCCTTTGTGTGGAGCGGCTTCGACTACCTGGGCGAGCCCCTGCCCTACCCCTGGCCAGCGCGCAGCTCCTACTTCGGGGTTATCGACCTGGCCGGCTTCCCCAAAGACGCTTACTACCTCTACCAAAGCGAGTGGACCAGCAAGCCCGTGCTGCACCTGCTGCCGCACTGGAACTGGCGCCCCGGCCAAACCGTGGACGTGTGGGCCTACTACAGCCAGGCCGATGAAGTGGAACTTTTCCTGAACGGCAAGTCGCTGGGAATTAAAAAGAAAAACCCCGACGACCTGCACGTGATGTGGCGCGTGCCCTACGCCCCCGGCACCCTGCAAGCCATCTCGCGCCGCGCCAGCCAAACCGTGCTCACCAGCACCATCAAAACTGCCGGGCCGGCCGCCAAAATCGAGCTAACCGCTGACCGCAGCAAGCTGCGCGCCGATGCCAAAGACCTGTCCTTTATCACGGTGCGCGTGCTGGACGCAGCGGGCAATCTGGTGCCTGACGCGGCCAATTTGGTGAAGTTTTCGGTGAGCGGGCCGGGCTTTGTGGCGGGCGTGGATAACGGGTATCAGGCCAGCATGGAGTCGTTTAAAAAGCCGGAACGCAAGGCCTACAATGGGATGGCGCTGGCGATTATTCAGACCAAGGAGCAAGCAGGAGCCATTACCATTAAGGCCACGGCCGACGGGTTAACGCCGGCTTCCGTGACGCTCACCAGCAACTAA
- a CDS encoding glycoside hydrolase family 2 TIM barrel-domain containing protein: MATPRREVSRLYLVLVGFFLALNAHAQEASVYFFPGVSNPPKIYDGPVGNAWEIPQITELNRDKSRATAYSFATEKDALTGNRDRTPRLLSLNGLWDFNFAIKPADAPKDFYKSRVSGWKQLAVPSNWEMNGYDLPIYKSAKYPFRPVNPPLVPQDYNGVGSYQRTFSVPAGWQNQNVTLHFGGVSSAFKVWVNGKFLGYGEDSCLPSEFNVTPYLQSGENVVSVQVMRWSDGSYLEDQDHWRLSGIFREVLLLAEPKLRIADFHWQAKLDKQYRDAVLSIRPRLENLTGNNDISGYQVRAQLFDKTGAPVLEKPLQRTAESIINEPYPRLDNAKFGLLETTVRNPLKWSDEAPNLYTLVLTLTDQTGAVLEAKSCKVGFRSIEFSKDNGKLLINGKLTYLYGVNRHDHHPTKGMAVSRDDIRQDVRTLKQFNFNCIRTSHYPNDPYFYDLCDEYGILVIDEANLETHGLGSKLSNDPAWTTAYQERSMRMALRDKNHPSIIFWSLGNESGRGPNHAAMAAWLHDFDITRPIHYEPAMGDPHLDGYIDPNDPNYPKNHAYRIQVPRDQAYVDMVSRMYPGLFTAELLANQQNGDNRPIFFCEYAHSMGNATGNMKEFWDIWRRTKRIIGGCIWEFKDQGLLKKDSTGTAFYAYGGDFKEKYYDDFTIKGIVASDGRPHAAIYECKRVYQPAECTLTDAARGLIKVENRHASKSLADYATTLVVREDGRVISTKLLPRLRLAAGRDTVISLKPYLPNMKAGAEYLATISFALPQATAWAAQGHEVASNQFALTGLAEAPKAAKTYPAVAVRDDAAAYVLSGKDFQVSIAKATGALTSYRYQGTEQLAVPLLPHFTRPLTDNDRRGWKADKKLKEWFTAAPKLQSLTLDKSQPSRPSLTSTYTLIEDKTTVRVTYTLNGDGTLRVMYALTPAAGLPNIPRVGMQMGIKRAYDNVSYYGRGPMENYIDRRYGFDAGIYTQPLAEFAESYVVPMEYANRTDVRWMQLADQQKTGLLVVADSLLSMNAWPHTEQNIQTARHTNKLKDAGFLTLNIDLAQMGVGGNTSWDAQAAPIEKYQLPSKPYSYSFYLLPVNGKTDASRLARSVRFDSQLGRHAERSEASRVLK, translated from the coding sequence TTGGCAACGCCGAGACGCGAAGTGTCGCGTCTCTACCTGGTTCTGGTTGGCTTTTTCTTAGCCCTAAATGCCCACGCCCAGGAAGCCAGCGTGTACTTCTTCCCCGGCGTTTCCAACCCACCCAAAATCTACGACGGACCCGTGGGCAACGCCTGGGAGATTCCGCAGATTACGGAGCTGAACCGCGATAAATCGCGGGCCACGGCTTACTCCTTTGCCACTGAAAAGGACGCGCTGACGGGCAACCGCGACAGGACACCGCGCCTGCTGTCGCTCAACGGTTTGTGGGATTTCAACTTTGCGATAAAACCCGCCGATGCGCCCAAGGATTTCTACAAAAGCCGCGTGAGTGGCTGGAAGCAGTTGGCCGTGCCGTCGAACTGGGAGATGAATGGCTACGACCTGCCCATTTACAAGAGCGCCAAGTACCCGTTTCGGCCCGTGAACCCGCCGCTGGTGCCGCAGGATTACAACGGCGTGGGCTCGTACCAGCGCACGTTTTCGGTGCCGGCCGGGTGGCAAAATCAGAACGTGACGCTGCATTTCGGGGGCGTCAGCTCGGCGTTTAAGGTGTGGGTGAACGGGAAGTTTCTGGGCTACGGCGAGGACAGCTGTTTGCCGTCGGAATTTAACGTGACGCCGTATCTGCAAAGCGGCGAAAACGTGGTGTCGGTGCAGGTAATGCGCTGGTCGGATGGCTCCTACCTCGAAGACCAGGACCACTGGCGGCTGAGCGGCATCTTCCGCGAGGTGCTGCTGCTGGCAGAGCCCAAGCTGCGCATCGCCGACTTTCACTGGCAGGCCAAGCTCGACAAGCAGTACCGGGACGCCGTGCTGAGCATCCGCCCGCGCCTCGAAAACCTGACCGGCAACAACGACATTTCCGGCTACCAAGTGCGGGCCCAGCTCTTCGACAAAACGGGCGCACCGGTGTTGGAGAAACCCTTGCAGCGCACCGCCGAGAGCATCATCAACGAGCCCTATCCCCGCCTCGACAACGCCAAGTTCGGCCTGCTCGAAACCACCGTGCGCAACCCGCTGAAGTGGAGCGACGAGGCCCCCAACCTCTACACGCTGGTGCTCACGCTGACCGACCAGACCGGCGCGGTGCTGGAGGCCAAGAGCTGCAAGGTGGGCTTCCGCAGCATCGAGTTTTCGAAGGACAACGGCAAGCTGCTCATCAACGGCAAGCTGACCTACCTCTACGGCGTGAACCGCCACGACCACCACCCCACCAAGGGCATGGCCGTGAGCCGCGACGACATCCGGCAGGACGTGCGCACGCTCAAGCAGTTCAATTTCAACTGCATCCGCACCAGCCACTACCCCAACGACCCGTACTTCTACGACCTCTGCGACGAATACGGCATCCTGGTCATCGACGAAGCTAACCTCGAAACCCACGGCCTGGGCTCCAAGCTCAGCAACGACCCGGCCTGGACCACCGCCTACCAGGAGCGCAGCATGCGCATGGCCCTGCGCGACAAAAACCACCCCAGCATCATCTTCTGGAGCCTTGGAAATGAGAGCGGCCGCGGCCCCAACCACGCCGCCATGGCCGCCTGGCTGCACGATTTTGACATCACCCGGCCCATCCACTACGAGCCCGCCATGGGCGACCCGCACCTCGACGGCTACATCGACCCCAACGACCCGAACTACCCCAAAAACCACGCCTACCGCATCCAGGTGCCGCGCGACCAGGCTTACGTGGACATGGTGAGCCGCATGTACCCCGGCCTGTTTACGGCCGAGCTGCTGGCCAACCAGCAAAACGGCGACAACCGGCCCATTTTCTTCTGCGAATACGCCCATTCGATGGGCAACGCCACCGGCAACATGAAGGAATTCTGGGACATCTGGCGGCGCACCAAGCGCATCATCGGCGGCTGCATCTGGGAGTTTAAAGACCAGGGCCTGTTGAAGAAAGACTCCACGGGCACGGCGTTTTACGCCTACGGCGGCGACTTCAAGGAGAAGTACTACGACGACTTCACCATCAAGGGCATCGTGGCCTCGGATGGCCGGCCGCACGCGGCCATTTACGAGTGCAAGCGCGTGTACCAGCCCGCCGAATGCACGCTGACGGATGCGGCCCGAGGCTTGATTAAGGTTGAAAACCGCCACGCCAGCAAGTCGCTGGCCGACTACGCCACGACTTTGGTGGTGCGCGAGGACGGCCGCGTTATTTCGACCAAGCTGCTGCCGCGCCTGCGGCTGGCCGCCGGGCGCGACACGGTTATTTCGCTCAAGCCTTACTTGCCCAACATGAAGGCGGGCGCGGAGTATCTGGCCACCATTTCCTTCGCGCTGCCGCAGGCCACGGCCTGGGCCGCGCAGGGCCACGAAGTAGCCAGCAACCAGTTTGCGCTTACCGGCTTGGCTGAGGCGCCGAAAGCTGCCAAAACCTACCCGGCCGTGGCCGTGCGTGACGACGCCGCCGCCTACGTGCTCAGCGGCAAGGACTTTCAGGTGAGCATTGCCAAAGCCACCGGCGCGCTCACCTCCTACCGCTACCAGGGCACCGAGCAGCTGGCCGTTCCGCTCCTGCCCCACTTCACCCGCCCCCTCACCGACAACGACCGCCGCGGCTGGAAGGCCGACAAGAAGCTGAAGGAGTGGTTTACGGCCGCCCCCAAGCTGCAAAGCCTGACGCTGGATAAGTCGCAACCCAGCCGGCCCAGCCTCACCAGTACCTACACCCTCATCGAGGACAAAACCACCGTGCGCGTGACCTACACCCTGAACGGCGACGGCACGCTACGCGTGATGTACGCCCTCACGCCTGCCGCCGGCCTGCCCAACATCCCGCGCGTGGGCATGCAAATGGGCATCAAGCGCGCCTACGATAACGTCAGCTACTATGGCCGCGGCCCGATGGAGAATTACATCGACCGCCGCTACGGCTTCGACGCAGGCATCTACACCCAGCCGCTGGCCGAGTTTGCCGAGTCCTACGTGGTGCCGATGGAGTACGCCAACCGCACCGACGTGCGCTGGATGCAGCTCGCCGACCAGCAAAAAACCGGCCTGCTCGTGGTGGCCGACAGCCTGCTGAGCATGAACGCCTGGCCCCACACCGAGCAGAACATTCAGACGGCCCGCCACACCAACAAGCTGAAAGACGCCGGTTTCCTCACCCTCAACATCGACCTAGCCCAAATGGGTGTGGGCGGCAACACCAGCTGGGACGCCCAGGCCGCCCCGATTGAGAAATACCAGTTGCCCTCGAAACCCTACAGCTACAGTTTCTACCTGCTGCCCGTGAACGGGAAAACGGACGCGAGCAGGTTGGCGCGGAGTGTTCGGTTTGATAGCCAATTAGGCCGTCATGCAGAGCGCAGCGAAGCATCTCGCGTGCTGAAATAA
- a CDS encoding extracellular solute-binding protein — MPSEPIHLKGITWNHSRGFVPMAATAQRFAELNPNVHITWEKRSLQQFADESIQQLAERFDLLVIDHPWAGFAARTGSILPLDEYLPAEFLADQQANTVGHSFESYSFNGHQWALPIDAATPVAASRPDLLARHGLALPDTFADLLALADRGLVAFSLIPIDTLMSFYMFCCSLGEDPCQRENEVVSEAVGIQVLQMFRELASKVDPACFHRNPIQVYEAMTQTDALAYCPFAYGYSNYARRGYARRLLHFHDMVALTPGGPRLRSTLGGTGLAISAKCSEAATAVRYAEFVASPTCQQTLYFDNGGQPGHLSAWQDEQVNAQSSNYFSATLPALQRAFLRPRYHGHMFFQDHAGEPVRQYLMNGGDERALLRELNELYVKSRTMA; from the coding sequence ATGCCCTCCGAACCCATCCACCTCAAAGGCATCACCTGGAACCACAGCCGCGGCTTCGTGCCGATGGCCGCCACTGCCCAGCGCTTCGCCGAGCTGAACCCCAACGTCCACATCACTTGGGAGAAACGCTCGTTGCAGCAGTTTGCTGATGAGTCGATTCAGCAGCTGGCCGAGCGGTTCGATTTGCTCGTAATTGACCACCCGTGGGCCGGATTTGCGGCGCGCACCGGCTCCATCCTGCCGCTGGATGAGTACCTGCCCGCCGAGTTCTTGGCTGACCAGCAGGCCAACACCGTGGGCCATTCCTTCGAGAGCTACAGCTTCAACGGCCACCAGTGGGCCCTGCCCATCGACGCGGCCACGCCCGTGGCCGCCAGCCGCCCCGACCTGCTGGCCCGGCACGGCCTCGCCCTGCCCGACACCTTCGCCGACCTGCTGGCCCTGGCCGACCGCGGCCTTGTCGCCTTCTCGCTCATCCCCATCGACACGCTGATGAGCTTCTATATGTTCTGCTGCTCGCTGGGCGAAGACCCCTGCCAGCGCGAAAACGAGGTGGTGAGCGAAGCTGTAGGCATTCAGGTCCTGCAGATGTTCCGCGAACTGGCCAGCAAAGTGGACCCGGCCTGCTTCCACCGCAACCCCATTCAAGTGTACGAGGCCATGACGCAGACCGACGCCTTGGCCTACTGTCCCTTTGCCTACGGCTACTCCAACTACGCCCGCCGCGGCTACGCCCGCCGTCTGCTGCATTTCCACGACATGGTGGCCCTCACGCCCGGCGGCCCGCGCCTGCGCAGCACCCTCGGCGGCACCGGCCTGGCCATTTCAGCCAAATGCAGCGAGGCAGCAACCGCCGTGCGCTACGCCGAATTCGTGGCCTCGCCCACCTGCCAGCAAACGCTGTATTTCGACAACGGCGGCCAGCCCGGCCACCTTAGCGCCTGGCAGGATGAGCAGGTGAATGCACAGTCCAGCAACTACTTCAGCGCCACGCTTCCGGCCTTGCAGCGCGCCTTTTTGCGCCCGCGCTACCACGGCCACATGTTCTTCCAGGACCACGCCGGCGAGCCCGTGCGGCAGTATTTGATGAATGGCGGCGATGAGCGGGCGCTGTTGCGCGAGCTGAACGAGTTATATGTGAAATCCCGAACGATGGCGTGA